The proteins below come from a single Acidovorax sp. NCPPB 4044 genomic window:
- a CDS encoding helix-turn-helix transcriptional regulator: MRRADRLFQTVQLIRGWRLSTAEFLAARLEVSVRTVYRDVADLQRQGVPIEGEAGVGYRLGAGFELPPLMFSQGEADALVVAARLAHAWLDPALALQVEGALGKILSVLPPTARAAAEAQALYAPGPGMDERTQALLAPLRGAVHARCIARIDYADERGRASVRRIRPLGCFFWGKVWTVAAWCELREDFRGFRVDRIAALEVLDERFVLEPGRTLPDLLRQVRGAG, translated from the coding sequence ATGCGCCGCGCCGACCGCCTGTTCCAGACCGTGCAGCTCATCCGCGGGTGGCGGCTGTCCACCGCCGAATTCCTGGCGGCGCGGCTGGAGGTGTCGGTGCGCACCGTCTACCGCGACGTGGCCGACCTGCAGCGCCAGGGCGTGCCCATCGAGGGCGAGGCCGGCGTGGGCTACCGGCTGGGCGCGGGCTTCGAGCTGCCGCCGCTCATGTTCAGCCAGGGCGAGGCCGATGCGCTCGTGGTGGCCGCGCGGCTCGCGCATGCCTGGCTCGATCCGGCGCTCGCGCTGCAGGTGGAGGGTGCGCTCGGCAAGATCCTGTCGGTGCTGCCGCCCACCGCGCGGGCAGCGGCCGAAGCGCAGGCCCTCTACGCGCCGGGCCCGGGCATGGACGAGCGCACCCAGGCGCTGCTCGCGCCGCTGCGGGGCGCCGTGCACGCCCGGTGCATCGCGCGCATCGACTACGCCGACGAGCGGGGCCGCGCCAGCGTGCGGCGCATCCGCCCGCTGGGCTGCTTCTTCTGGGGCAAGGTGTGGACCGTGGCCGCGTGGTGCGAGCTGCGCGAAGACTTCCGGGGCTTCCGCGTCGACCGCATCGCGGCGCTGGAGGTGCTGGACGAGCGCTTCGTGCTGGAGCCCGGGCGCACGCTGCCGGACCTGCTGCGGCAGGTCCGCGGCGCGGGTTGA
- a CDS encoding VOC family protein, whose translation MTPATSHAPDTAAATAAAAVRAINWFEIPCADLGRAQAFYERVLGRPMRREDFGGDPMAVFARGDGSTGGCLAAGPTRRAAGDGGVRIYLDCEPGLGAAVARVAPAGGEVIDACIELPHGIGFIAHLRDTEGNTIGLHAAGR comes from the coding sequence ATGACCCCAGCCACCTCCCACGCCCCCGACACCGCTGCAGCCACCGCCGCTGCCGCGGTGCGCGCCATCAACTGGTTCGAGATCCCGTGCGCCGACCTCGGCCGCGCGCAGGCCTTCTACGAGCGCGTGCTCGGCCGCCCGATGCGCCGCGAGGATTTCGGCGGCGACCCGATGGCCGTCTTCGCCCGGGGCGACGGGAGCACCGGCGGCTGCCTGGCGGCCGGCCCCACGCGCCGCGCGGCCGGCGATGGCGGCGTGCGCATCTACCTCGACTGCGAGCCCGGGCTGGGTGCTGCCGTGGCCCGCGTCGCCCCGGCCGGCGGCGAGGTGATCGATGCCTGCATCGAGCTGCCGCACGGCATCGGCTTCATCGCCCACCTGCGCGACACCGAGGGCAATACCATCGGGCTGCACGCTGCCGGGCGTTGA
- a CDS encoding ProQ/FINO family protein — MNDTVNAPDSEAPGASTPDDAATAAAAAPAPEAAAPSQDGSAAPADRRRAGRRGRGGRPQRQGAEGPAADGTAPAAAAAAAPGGRRVHPVLEQLAALYPRHFGAQFLPLKRGIFQDLQDAHPGVFERDALKVALGLHTRSTRYLQAVAEGRPRHDLSGQAVEAMAPEHVHHALMEVFRRRKPRDGEDLQAKLRRRIAQAFEASGLDRAGYDALVRGRDEKANALLDEALAEVAERDAKAEALLRAFEASGNADVAPFADMYGMDVRAVERSLQRARQLRRAAEARAQAPVPHADAAAAAEPEAAAADSTGTPPPAA, encoded by the coding sequence ATGAACGATACCGTGAACGCACCCGATTCCGAGGCCCCCGGGGCTTCCACCCCCGACGATGCGGCCACCGCCGCAGCCGCAGCGCCGGCCCCCGAGGCCGCCGCTCCTTCGCAGGATGGCAGCGCCGCCCCGGCCGATCGCCGCCGTGCAGGCCGCCGTGGCCGCGGTGGCCGGCCCCAGCGCCAGGGCGCGGAAGGCCCCGCTGCCGATGGCACCGCGCCGGCCGCCGCCGCTGCCGCCGCACCCGGTGGGCGCCGCGTCCATCCCGTGCTGGAGCAGCTCGCAGCGCTGTATCCCCGGCACTTCGGCGCGCAATTCCTGCCGCTCAAGCGCGGCATCTTCCAGGACCTGCAGGATGCGCATCCCGGCGTGTTCGAGCGCGACGCGCTGAAGGTGGCGCTGGGCCTGCACACGCGCTCCACGCGCTACCTGCAGGCCGTGGCCGAGGGCCGCCCGCGCCACGACCTCTCCGGCCAGGCCGTCGAAGCCATGGCGCCCGAGCACGTGCACCACGCGCTGATGGAAGTGTTCCGCCGCCGCAAGCCGCGCGACGGCGAGGACCTGCAGGCCAAGCTGCGCCGCCGCATCGCACAGGCCTTCGAGGCCTCGGGCCTGGACCGCGCGGGCTACGACGCGCTCGTGCGCGGCCGCGACGAGAAGGCCAACGCCCTGCTGGACGAGGCGCTTGCCGAAGTCGCCGAGCGCGACGCGAAGGCCGAGGCCCTGCTGCGCGCCTTCGAGGCCAGCGGCAACGCGGACGTGGCGCCGTTCGCCGACATGTACGGCATGGACGTGCGCGCCGTGGAGCGCTCGCTGCAACGCGCGCGCCAGTTGCGCCGCGCCGCCGAAGCCCGCGCCCAGGCGCCCGTGCCGCACGCCGACGCCGCAGCAGCAGCGGAACCCGAAGCCGCTGCCGCGGATTCCACCGGCACGCCGCCCCCGGCCGCCTGA
- a CDS encoding alpha/beta hydrolase, which translates to MTAMEMVHRPLAPHPRHEAAWACAEPVPGPAGYFEESFGEGPGAYALEARVLPAQGVPGGAAAGPVFALHGARSDYTRLNPLLFWLQRHGVGSLACNLSGHGPASPLALGQTSLARNLQEARRFHAAMRPAAAVVMGQSLGGALALKLAEGSAGAVRKLILVCPALYPEAAHAQPFGPAFTAAISQPFGFLDASSLGFLAGWDGEVLLVIGEYDGLRAGDHGQPDGRSAGTVLRDGVPHSSVIPYEAVEAIERAAAGRLRKIVLPGCDHAVSRWLRGDPARVETLGRQVLAFLG; encoded by the coding sequence ATGACGGCCATGGAAATGGTGCACCGGCCCCTGGCGCCGCACCCGCGGCACGAGGCGGCCTGGGCCTGCGCCGAACCCGTGCCCGGGCCTGCGGGCTACTTCGAGGAAAGCTTCGGCGAAGGCCCCGGCGCCTATGCGCTCGAAGCCCGCGTGCTCCCCGCGCAGGGCGTGCCGGGCGGCGCCGCGGCAGGCCCGGTGTTCGCGCTGCATGGTGCGCGCTCCGACTACACGCGGCTCAATCCGCTGCTGTTCTGGCTGCAGCGGCACGGCGTGGGCAGCCTGGCGTGCAACCTCTCGGGCCACGGCCCCGCGTCGCCGCTGGCGCTCGGCCAGACCTCGCTCGCGCGCAACCTGCAGGAGGCCCGGCGCTTCCACGCGGCGATGCGGCCCGCGGCGGCGGTGGTGATGGGCCAGAGCCTCGGCGGGGCACTGGCGCTCAAGCTGGCCGAAGGCAGCGCGGGCGCGGTGCGCAAGCTGATCCTGGTCTGCCCGGCGCTCTACCCGGAGGCCGCGCACGCGCAGCCGTTCGGGCCGGCCTTCACGGCCGCCATTTCGCAGCCCTTCGGCTTCCTGGATGCGTCCTCGCTCGGCTTCCTGGCTGGCTGGGACGGCGAGGTGCTCCTCGTGATCGGCGAATACGACGGCCTGCGCGCGGGCGACCACGGCCAGCCGGACGGCCGCTCTGCGGGCACCGTGCTGCGGGACGGCGTGCCGCACAGCAGCGTGATCCCGTACGAAGCCGTGGAAGCGATCGAGCGCGCCGCGGCCGGGCGCCTGCGCAAGATCGTCCTGCCGGGCTGCGACCACGCCGTCTCGCGCTGGCTGCGCGGCGATCCCGCGCGCGTGGAAACGCTGGGCCGGCAGGTGCTGGCCTTCCTCGGCTGA
- a CDS encoding TSUP family transporter, giving the protein MDIETIAALAAVAFFAGFFDAIAGGGGLITLPALFLAGVEPVSAIATNKLQAASATLSATATFARKGLIDWSEGKYLIPFAMGGGVCGALLVSFFSKRWLEASVPVLLLLVASYFAFAPKLDQGQRKARLSLFLFSATVAPLLGFYDGVFGPGVGSFFMVALVLLCGLRTMQAVSFTKLGNASCNVGSLLVFIAKGAILWPLAIAMACAAFAGAQLGARCAVKVGPRLVKPMIVVVCCALAAKLLSMPGNPLREAIAGALRAA; this is encoded by the coding sequence ATGGACATCGAAACGATTGCGGCCCTGGCCGCGGTGGCGTTCTTCGCCGGTTTCTTCGACGCGATCGCGGGCGGCGGCGGCCTCATCACGCTGCCCGCGCTGTTCCTGGCGGGCGTGGAGCCCGTGAGCGCCATCGCCACCAACAAGCTGCAGGCGGCCTCGGCCACCCTGTCGGCCACCGCCACCTTCGCGCGCAAGGGGCTCATCGACTGGAGCGAGGGTAAGTACCTCATCCCGTTCGCGATGGGCGGCGGCGTGTGCGGCGCGCTGCTGGTCAGCTTCTTCAGCAAGCGCTGGCTGGAGGCCAGCGTGCCCGTGCTGCTGCTGCTGGTGGCGTCGTACTTCGCCTTCGCACCGAAGCTGGACCAGGGGCAGCGCAAGGCGCGGCTCTCGCTGTTCCTGTTCTCGGCGACGGTAGCGCCGCTGCTGGGGTTCTACGACGGCGTGTTCGGCCCCGGCGTGGGCTCGTTCTTCATGGTGGCCCTGGTGCTGCTGTGCGGCCTGCGCACGATGCAGGCGGTGAGCTTCACCAAGCTCGGCAATGCCTCGTGCAACGTGGGATCGCTGCTGGTGTTCATCGCCAAGGGGGCGATCCTCTGGCCGCTCGCGATCGCGATGGCATGCGCGGCCTTCGCCGGCGCGCAACTGGGCGCGCGCTGCGCGGTGAAAGTGGGCCCGCGGCTCGTCAAGCCCATGATCGTGGTCGTGTGCTGCGCGCTCGCCGCCAAGCTGCTCAGCATGCCCGGCAATCCGCTGCGCGAAGCCATCGCGGGCGCGCTGCGCGCCGCATGA
- the glcF gene encoding glycolate oxidase subunit GlcF, translating into MQTRLAPEFQDTPEGREAESILRKCVHCGFCTATCPTYQLLGDELDGPRGRIYLIKQVLEGDAPTRKTQLHLDRCLTCRNCETTCPSGVQYGRLVDIGRRIVEEKVPRPLPERARRWALKEGVPSPLFAPALKAGQAVRGLLPAAVRAKVPRPQEAGAWPVRGHARKVLMLAGCVQPAMLPNVNRATARVLDAAGIQTVIAAGEGCCGAVKFHLNDQEGGRAQMRANIDAWWPHVEAGGVEAIVVNASGCGVTVKEYGHLLQGDAAYAGRAARVSALARDLSELLPDMLPALAERLAGRIDAPQSLLAYHPPCTLQHGQKLRGGVETHLARLGFRLRVARTESHLCCGSAGTYSLLQPEIAGQLRDRKLGALDEACAEEPPAAILSANIGCITHLQSGTATPVRHWIEVLDEALRPGAA; encoded by the coding sequence ATGCAAACCCGACTCGCCCCCGAATTCCAGGACACGCCCGAAGGCCGCGAGGCCGAGTCCATCCTGCGCAAGTGCGTGCATTGCGGCTTCTGCACCGCCACCTGTCCCACCTACCAGCTGCTGGGCGACGAGCTGGACGGCCCGCGCGGCCGCATCTACCTCATCAAGCAGGTGCTCGAAGGCGATGCACCCACGCGCAAGACGCAGCTGCACCTGGACCGCTGCCTGACCTGCCGCAACTGCGAGACCACCTGCCCGAGCGGCGTGCAGTACGGCCGCCTGGTGGACATCGGCCGGCGCATCGTGGAAGAGAAGGTGCCGCGCCCGCTGCCCGAGCGCGCGCGGCGCTGGGCGCTCAAGGAGGGCGTGCCCTCGCCGCTGTTCGCGCCCGCGCTCAAGGCGGGCCAGGCCGTGCGCGGCCTGCTGCCGGCCGCCGTGCGCGCCAAGGTGCCGCGCCCGCAGGAAGCCGGCGCCTGGCCGGTGCGCGGGCATGCGCGCAAGGTGCTGATGCTCGCGGGCTGCGTGCAGCCGGCGATGCTGCCCAACGTGAACCGCGCCACCGCGCGCGTGCTCGATGCGGCCGGCATCCAGACCGTGATCGCCGCCGGCGAGGGCTGCTGCGGCGCGGTGAAGTTCCACCTCAACGACCAGGAGGGCGGCCGGGCGCAGATGCGCGCCAACATCGACGCCTGGTGGCCGCACGTGGAAGCGGGCGGGGTGGAGGCCATCGTCGTCAACGCCTCGGGCTGCGGCGTCACCGTGAAGGAGTACGGCCACCTGCTGCAGGGCGATGCCGCGTATGCCGGGCGTGCCGCGCGCGTGAGCGCCCTGGCGCGCGACCTCTCCGAGCTGCTGCCCGACATGCTGCCCGCGCTGGCCGAGCGCCTGGCGGGCCGCATCGACGCGCCCCAGTCGCTGCTGGCCTACCACCCGCCCTGCACGCTGCAGCACGGGCAGAAGCTGCGCGGCGGCGTGGAGACGCACTTGGCGCGCCTGGGCTTTCGCCTGCGCGTGGCGCGCACCGAGTCGCACCTGTGCTGCGGCTCGGCGGGCACGTATTCGCTGCTGCAGCCGGAGATCGCGGGCCAGTTGCGCGACCGCAAGCTCGGCGCCCTGGACGAGGCCTGCGCGGAGGAGCCGCCCGCGGCCATCCTCTCGGCCAACATCGGCTGCATCACGCACCTGCAGAGCGGCACGGCGACGCCCGTGCGCCACTGGATCGAAGTGCTGGACGAAGCCCTGCGGCCCGGCGCTGCCTGA
- a CDS encoding YoaK family protein, translating into MRLLRHLTGRHRTPSTNRLLGLLLAFNAGAVNAGGFLVVHSYTSHMTGFLSTVADNLVLGNMALVLGAVGTLWAFMSGAGTTAIMVNWARHHRLRSGFALPLLLEAVLLLLFGLLGAITLGWPTPFSVPLTVLLLAFLMGLQNAVVTKMSSAQIRTTHMTGVATDLGIEMGKMLYWNRRGTPPEAHVHSNRARLVLFASLLGMFTAGGIVGAAGFKHVGFIWVLPLASVLLGLSLPPLAADFERLAALWRARRQGAAPHRTPEPH; encoded by the coding sequence ATGCGGCTGCTGCGGCATCTCACGGGGCGGCACCGCACGCCCTCCACCAACCGGCTGCTGGGCCTGCTGCTGGCCTTCAATGCCGGCGCGGTGAACGCGGGCGGCTTCCTGGTGGTGCACAGCTACACCTCGCACATGACGGGCTTTCTCTCCACCGTGGCCGACAACCTCGTGCTCGGCAACATGGCGCTGGTGCTGGGCGCCGTGGGCACGCTGTGGGCCTTCATGTCGGGCGCCGGCACCACGGCCATCATGGTCAACTGGGCGCGCCACCACCGGCTGCGCAGCGGCTTCGCGCTGCCGCTGCTGCTGGAGGCCGTGCTGCTGCTGCTCTTCGGGCTGCTGGGCGCGATCACGCTCGGCTGGCCCACGCCGTTCTCGGTGCCGCTCACGGTGCTGCTGCTGGCCTTCCTCATGGGGCTGCAGAACGCGGTGGTCACCAAGATGTCGTCGGCCCAGATCCGCACCACGCACATGACCGGCGTGGCCACCGACCTGGGCATCGAGATGGGCAAGATGCTCTACTGGAACCGCCGCGGCACCCCGCCCGAGGCGCACGTGCATTCCAACCGGGCGCGGCTCGTGCTGTTCGCCAGCCTGCTGGGCATGTTCACGGCCGGCGGCATCGTGGGCGCGGCGGGCTTCAAGCACGTGGGCTTCATCTGGGTGCTGCCGCTCGCATCGGTGCTGCTGGGGCTGTCGCTGCCGCCGCTCGCCGCGGATTTCGAACGCCTGGCCGCGCTGTGGCGCGCGCGCCGGCAGGGCGCGGCACCGCACCGCACGCCCGAGCCCCACTGA
- the glcE gene encoding glycolate oxidase subunit GlcE, which yields MDSALRQTIERVRDSAATQRPLRIRGGGTKDFHGGAALPGEVLDTRALAGVVDYEPSELVVTVRAGTPLAELEALLASRGQCLPFEPPHFGDGATVGGMVAAGLSGPARASAGAVRDFVLGVEIVNGRAECLRFGGQVMKNVAGYDVSRLMVGAWGTLGLVTEVSLKVLPIPPAEATLRFELPQAEALRRLQAWGGQPLPLNASRWEAATPGGGGVLHLRLRGATAAVESACRALGGERLPQAAAQAEWAACREQVLPWFAARPADCALWRLSVPPAAPALALPAGAGTPLVEWHGGLRWLQAPAAWGPALRDAARAVGGNATVFIANNPMDTATPGQNHRQDAAPGAVAGPGADAGADAGPEAVRERIHARLRATFDPAGIFNPGRLAGLAG from the coding sequence ATGGATTCCGCCCTTCGCCAGACCATCGAGCGCGTGCGCGACAGTGCCGCCACGCAGCGGCCGCTGCGCATCCGCGGCGGCGGCACCAAGGATTTCCACGGCGGCGCGGCGCTGCCCGGCGAAGTGCTCGACACGCGCGCGCTGGCCGGCGTGGTCGATTACGAGCCCAGCGAGCTGGTCGTCACCGTGCGCGCCGGCACGCCGCTGGCCGAGCTGGAAGCGCTGCTCGCCAGCCGCGGCCAATGCCTGCCGTTCGAGCCGCCGCACTTCGGCGACGGCGCCACGGTGGGCGGCATGGTGGCCGCGGGGCTGTCGGGCCCGGCACGGGCGAGTGCCGGTGCGGTGCGCGATTTCGTGCTGGGCGTGGAGATCGTCAACGGCCGCGCCGAGTGCCTGCGCTTCGGCGGGCAGGTGATGAAGAACGTGGCGGGCTACGACGTCTCGCGCCTCATGGTGGGGGCCTGGGGAACGCTCGGGCTGGTCACCGAGGTGAGCCTCAAGGTGCTGCCCATTCCTCCGGCCGAGGCCACGCTGCGCTTCGAGCTGCCGCAGGCCGAGGCCCTGCGCCGGCTGCAGGCCTGGGGCGGGCAGCCCCTGCCGCTGAACGCCAGCCGCTGGGAGGCCGCAACTCCCGGTGGTGGCGGCGTGCTGCACCTGCGCCTGCGCGGGGCCACGGCGGCCGTGGAATCGGCCTGCCGCGCGCTGGGGGGCGAGCGGCTGCCGCAGGCCGCCGCACAGGCCGAATGGGCCGCCTGCCGCGAGCAGGTGCTGCCGTGGTTCGCGGCCCGGCCCGCGGACTGCGCGCTCTGGCGCCTGTCGGTGCCGCCGGCCGCGCCGGCCCTGGCGCTGCCCGCCGGAGCCGGGACGCCCCTGGTCGAGTGGCACGGGGGCCTGCGGTGGCTGCAGGCGCCCGCCGCATGGGGGCCAGCCCTGCGGGATGCCGCGCGGGCTGTTGGTGGAAATGCTACTGTTTTCATAGCAAACAATCCAATGGATACGGCGACACCAGGCCAAAATCATCGGCAGGATGCCGCACCAGGGGCCGTGGCCGGTCCCGGCGCCGATGCCGGCGCCGATGCCGGCCCGGAGGCCGTGCGCGAGCGCATCCATGCCCGCCTGCGGGCGACGTTCGACCCGGCCGGCATCTTCAATCCCGGGCGCCTGGCCGGCCTGGCCGGGTAG
- a CDS encoding SMP-30/gluconolactonase/LRE family protein → MPLDMDWRTGSLEPDALGESPFWHPLETRLYWVDIAGRALARWEPDTGRIDHWAMPSEPGCIAPARTAGVASGLVIALRDGIYRAREWGGTLVPVATLPYDPATERANDGRCDALGRFWVGTLHEPPPGQPREAVGALYCIDGRGSASAPVVRRMLGGVKTANGLAWSPDGRRLYWADTPTHTVRAWDCDAQGEPVGEPRVFHSFPPKPSGWQPGDPGYAGRPDGSAVDTEGHYWTAMYEGSRLLRLAPSGEIAAEVPVPVLCPTMPCLGGVAGRELFVTSARQGRPAEEIAHLPWTGFLLRAGRPAPAPGLPVAWYEEAALPAGLD, encoded by the coding sequence ATGCCCCTGGACATGGACTGGCGCACAGGCAGCCTGGAGCCCGATGCGCTGGGCGAGTCGCCGTTCTGGCACCCGCTGGAGACGCGCCTCTACTGGGTGGACATCGCCGGCCGTGCCCTGGCCCGCTGGGAGCCCGACACCGGCCGCATCGACCACTGGGCCATGCCCAGCGAGCCGGGCTGCATCGCGCCGGCACGCACCGCCGGCGTGGCCAGCGGCCTGGTGATCGCGCTGCGCGACGGCATCTACCGCGCACGGGAGTGGGGCGGCACGCTGGTGCCCGTCGCCACGCTGCCCTACGACCCCGCCACCGAGCGCGCCAACGATGGCAGGTGCGACGCGCTGGGCCGGTTCTGGGTGGGCACCCTGCACGAGCCGCCGCCGGGCCAGCCGCGCGAGGCGGTCGGCGCGCTCTACTGCATCGACGGGCGCGGCAGCGCGAGCGCTCCCGTGGTGCGCCGCATGCTCGGCGGCGTGAAGACGGCCAACGGCCTCGCCTGGTCGCCCGATGGCCGCAGGCTCTACTGGGCCGACACGCCGACGCACACCGTGCGCGCGTGGGACTGCGATGCCCAGGGCGAGCCCGTCGGCGAGCCGCGCGTCTTCCATTCCTTTCCGCCGAAGCCGTCCGGGTGGCAGCCCGGCGATCCCGGGTACGCCGGCCGCCCCGATGGCTCCGCCGTGGACACCGAAGGCCATTACTGGACCGCCATGTACGAGGGCTCGCGCCTGCTGCGGCTGGCGCCCTCGGGCGAGATCGCCGCCGAGGTGCCGGTGCCCGTGCTGTGCCCCACCATGCCCTGCCTGGGCGGCGTTGCCGGCCGCGAGCTGTTCGTGACCTCCGCGCGCCAGGGCCGGCCTGCCGAGGAGATCGCCCACCTGCCCTGGACCGGCTTCCTGCTGCGCGCCGGCAGGCCGGCGCCCGCGCCCGGCCTGCCGGTGGCCTGGTACGAGGAGGCGGCGCTGCCGGCCGGGCTGGATTGA
- a CDS encoding ammonium transporter: protein MKKLLASFLLGMSLLATGTAALAQAPAASEPAAATAPAPEAPAAAAPAPVAAAAPAAAAASEPAAPAAAPAPKLDSGDTAWMLTSTLLVILMTIPGLALFYGGLARSKNMLSVLVQVFVVFSLISLLWAIYGYSLTFGGDGSFFGTFDKIFLKGIAPDTLSGALPTIPEYVFVSFQATFAAITVALIVGSFAERIKFSAVLIFSVLWFTFSYIPIAHMVWGGGLLGKDGALDFAGGTVVHINAGIAGLVGAYMVGKRIGFGKEALTPHSLTLTMVGASLLWVGWFGFNAGSAGAANGAAGLAFVNTVLATAAATLSWLAGESLHKGKASMLGAASGAVAGLVAVTPAAGFVGPMGAIVLGLIAGVVCLWGVGGLKKMLGADDAFDVFGVHGVGGILGAILTGVFASQGLGGTGGLTPDTFSMGAQVWIQVKSVAITLVWSAVVAFIAYKIADLLVGLRVSEEAEREGLDITSHGETAYNR, encoded by the coding sequence ATGAAAAAACTGCTTGCTTCCTTCCTGCTGGGGATGAGCCTGCTGGCCACCGGCACCGCCGCGCTGGCCCAGGCGCCCGCGGCTTCCGAACCGGCCGCCGCCACGGCGCCGGCACCCGAGGCACCCGCTGCGGCGGCCCCTGCCCCCGTGGCCGCCGCAGCGCCTGCGGCCGCCGCCGCCTCCGAGCCAGCCGCGCCCGCCGCCGCGCCGGCGCCCAAGCTCGACTCCGGCGACACCGCGTGGATGCTGACCTCCACGCTGCTCGTGATCCTCATGACCATCCCGGGCCTGGCCCTGTTCTACGGCGGCCTCGCCCGCTCCAAGAACATGCTGTCGGTGCTCGTGCAGGTGTTCGTGGTCTTCTCGCTGATCTCGCTGCTGTGGGCCATCTATGGCTACAGCCTGACGTTCGGCGGTGACGGCTCGTTCTTCGGCACCTTCGACAAGATCTTCCTCAAGGGCATCGCGCCGGACACGCTCTCCGGCGCCCTCCCGACGATCCCCGAATACGTGTTCGTGTCGTTCCAGGCCACCTTCGCCGCCATCACCGTGGCGCTGATCGTGGGCTCGTTCGCCGAGCGCATCAAGTTCTCCGCCGTGCTGATCTTCTCGGTGCTGTGGTTCACCTTCAGCTACATCCCGATCGCGCACATGGTGTGGGGCGGCGGCCTGCTGGGCAAGGACGGCGCGCTCGATTTCGCGGGCGGCACCGTGGTGCACATCAACGCCGGTATCGCCGGCCTCGTGGGGGCCTACATGGTGGGCAAGCGCATCGGCTTCGGCAAGGAAGCGCTCACGCCCCACAGCCTGACGCTGACCATGGTGGGCGCCTCGCTGCTGTGGGTGGGCTGGTTCGGCTTCAACGCCGGCTCCGCCGGTGCCGCCAACGGCGCCGCGGGCCTGGCCTTCGTGAACACCGTGCTCGCCACCGCCGCCGCCACGCTGAGCTGGCTCGCGGGCGAATCGCTGCACAAGGGCAAGGCCTCGATGCTGGGCGCCGCTTCGGGCGCTGTCGCCGGCCTCGTGGCCGTCACGCCGGCTGCCGGCTTCGTGGGCCCGATGGGCGCCATCGTGCTCGGCCTGATCGCCGGCGTGGTCTGCCTCTGGGGCGTGGGCGGGCTCAAGAAGATGCTGGGCGCCGACGATGCGTTCGACGTGTTCGGCGTGCACGGCGTGGGCGGCATCCTGGGTGCCATCCTGACCGGTGTGTTCGCATCGCAGGGCCTGGGCGGCACGGGCGGCCTGACCCCCGACACGTTCTCGATGGGCGCGCAGGTCTGGATCCAGGTCAAGAGCGTGGCGATCACGCTCGTCTGGTCCGCCGTGGTGGCCTTCATCGCCTACAAGATCGCCGACCTGCTCGTGGGCCTGCGCGTCAGCGAGGAAGCCGAGCGCGAAGGCCTGGACATCACATCGCACGGCGAGACGGCCTACAACCGCTGA
- the glnK gene encoding P-II family nitrogen regulator, which produces MKMVTAIIKPFKLDEVREALSDIGVQGITVTEVKGFGRQKGHTELYRGAEYVVDFLPKVKIEAAVSDDLVERVIEAIEGAARTGKIGDGKIFVGHLEQVVRIRTGETGKEAL; this is translated from the coding sequence ATGAAAATGGTGACAGCCATCATCAAACCCTTCAAGCTCGACGAGGTGCGCGAAGCCCTGTCGGACATCGGTGTGCAGGGCATCACAGTGACCGAGGTCAAGGGCTTCGGGCGCCAGAAGGGCCATACCGAGCTGTACCGCGGCGCCGAGTACGTCGTCGATTTCCTGCCCAAGGTGAAGATCGAGGCCGCTGTCTCCGACGACCTGGTCGAGCGCGTCATCGAAGCCATCGAAGGCGCCGCCCGCACCGGCAAGATCGGCGACGGCAAGATCTTCGTCGGACACCTGGAGCAGGTGGTGCGCATCCGCACCGGCGAAACCGGCAAGGAAGCCCTCTGA
- a CDS encoding TorF family putative porin, with protein sequence MNRALKSLCLGLLAATPLWASAQLTGNISLTSNYKFRGQDQDTSKVRAFKPAVQGGIDYSFGDSGFYLGNWNSTVDWLPGNSVEMDFYGGYKFKAGGMDLDVGALTYVYPGNTTGNTTELYGAATLGPVTAKYSHTVSKDYFGWAGAKTSGNRGRNTGYLNVAFAQEVAPNTTLKASVGFTRFASDIKDLGVPNYVDYSVGGAYDFGSGLSLTAAVTGANKKEFFGPVNKNRLIVTLTKTL encoded by the coding sequence ATGAACCGTGCTCTGAAGTCCCTGTGCCTCGGCCTGCTGGCTGCCACCCCTCTCTGGGCCAGCGCCCAACTCACGGGCAACATCAGCCTGACCAGCAATTACAAGTTCCGTGGCCAGGACCAGGACACGAGCAAGGTGCGGGCGTTCAAGCCCGCCGTGCAGGGTGGCATCGATTACAGCTTCGGCGACAGCGGCTTCTACCTGGGCAACTGGAACTCCACCGTGGACTGGCTGCCCGGCAATTCGGTCGAGATGGATTTCTACGGCGGCTACAAATTCAAGGCCGGCGGCATGGACCTGGACGTGGGCGCGCTGACCTACGTCTACCCGGGCAACACCACCGGCAACACCACCGAGCTGTATGGCGCCGCCACGCTCGGCCCGGTGACGGCGAAGTACTCGCACACCGTCTCCAAGGATTACTTCGGCTGGGCAGGCGCCAAGACCTCCGGCAACCGCGGTCGCAACACGGGCTACCTGAACGTGGCGTTCGCGCAGGAAGTGGCGCCCAACACCACGCTCAAGGCCTCGGTGGGCTTCACGCGCTTCGCGAGCGACATCAAGGACCTGGGCGTGCCCAACTATGTCGATTACAGCGTGGGCGGCGCCTACGACTTCGGTTCGGGCCTCTCGCTGACGGCCGCCGTGACGGGCGCCAACAAGAAGGAATTCTTCGGCCCGGTGAACAAGAACCGGCTGATCGTCACGCTCACCAAAACCCTTTGA